GCTGACTGGACCTGGTCGAAGAGTGCGACGAGGGCGCCGATGGGGTTGAAGAGGCGGTGAAATACCAGGGCGGCGGTGGTCACTGCTCCGGCGGTGGACTCGCCGAACCAGACGAGGACGAAACCGGCGGCCAGCAGCAGTGAGAGCACGACCGCCTCGGCGCGGTTGTTGCGTCCGAAGGCGCGGGTGACGAACCGGAAGACGTCGATCGACAGGTCGCGAGCGTGGGCGGACGCGGAGTCGATGCGTCGCATCTCGCCTGCCTCGGCGCGATAGGCGCGCAGGGTCGCGCTACCTGTGAGGCCGCCGAGGAGCCGGCCGGCACGCCGGCCGAAGGCCGCGCGTTCCTCTTTGTAGATGGGTTCTGATCTGGGCAGGTACCAGCGCAGGGTGAGCCAATACATCGGAATGGCGACGAGTCCGACCAGGCCGAGGCGCCAATCGATGGCGGCCAGGCCGAAGGCGGAGACCACGACGACGAGGAGGGATTCGACGACGAGCGGCAGCACTTGGCCGGCGGCCTCGCCGATCTTGCGGGAGTCATCGGCGACGCGGGAGACGAGGTCGCCGGTGCCTGTGCGCTCGATCCGCTGTGACTCGAGTGTCAGGGCGGAGCCGACGACCTCCGTGCGCAGTTCGGCGACGACGGGCATCGCGATGCGGGCGAGCGCCCAGGCGCCGATCCACGTGCCGGCGGCCATCACGATGCCGGCGACCGCGACGGCGATGGCACACGTCCACACGAGTTCGGGGCCGGCGCCGGCGGGGAGTTCGTCGACGAGGCGGCCGATCGCCCACGGCCCGACGAGGCCGGCCCCGGCGTTGGCCAATCCCGCGAGGACGAGGAGGACGATCCAGCCGGCTCGCCGGCGCAGCAGCGGGGCCAGATGGGCGAAGGAACGACGTCGCGAGGCGATCGTCAGGGTGGTCTGCGTCGGTGCCGTCATCGGGTCACCGCATCTCTGTATGCTCCGGCGCTGTCGGTGTCGGCCTCGAGGAGGTCGGCATGACGGCCGATGAGCAGCGGACCGGTGGTCGGGCGATAGACGACGGTGTCCGCGGCGGCGAGGAAAGCCGGTGAGGAGGTGAGGATGATCGTGGCCCGTTCTCTTCTCCTGCGGCGCAGTCGGCTGAGTCCCTGAGCGATCGTCGCTTCGGTGACGGCGTCGACGGCGGTGGTGGGTTCGGCGAGGACGAGGATCTCAGGATCGATGTTCAGGGCACGAGCCAATGCGACGCGCTGCCGCTGACCGCCGGAGAGGTTCCCGCCGAGTTCCTGGATCCGGTAGTCGAGACCACCGTCGACGAGGTCGAGCAGTTCCGCTGCTCCCGAGGCGGTGAGCACCTCGGCCGAGATCGGCGGATGGCCGGCTCCGTCTGGTCGGCCGTCTGTGTCTGGTCGCTCGTCGGCGACGACCATCGTGATGTTCGATCCGATGGTGCCTTCGAACAGGTCGACGTGGTGGGGTGCGACGAGCATCCGAGCGGGGCCTAGGCTGCGGGCATGAGAGGTCAGCGCCGCCAGCAGCACGGCGGCATCCTCGGCGTGCTCGGCGACTATGCAGGTCAGCGAGCCGCCGGCGGTGGTGAGTTCGTCTGCCTTCGTCGGCCATCCGGTGATGGTGATTCCGGATTCGGCGGTCGAAACTGTCGGGCGGTTGTCGGCGGCATCACGGGTGGTGGGGGCCGCCTCGGCGAGCGTGGTGAGCAGTCGAGCAATGCGTTCGGCGGCGCCGTGGGATTGGGCGAAGAGACCGACGATCTCGGCGAGTGCGCGCATCGGTTCGGTGAGGAAGGCGGTCATGCCGAGGATGCCGATGAGGGCACCGACGCTCATCTGCCCGTCGATGAGGCGCAGGCCTGCGACGATGAGGACGATCGCCAGCACCGCAGACATGACGAGCGCCCCGAGACCGGCCAGGCGTCCGGTCCTCTCACCTGTGGCGATGCCGGCGAAGGCGGCCGCATCGGAGGTCGCGCGGTAACGACGCACCGCCCACGGCTCCCCTCCCATCGCCTTGATCACACGCAGTCCGTGCATGAGGTCGGAGGCCGAGCGCCCCGCCGAGGCGACGGCTTCGAGCTGCGCCGCCGCCCGCGCCGAGACGGACCGTCCGGGCAAGGCGACGATGATCAGACCGATGGGGACGGCGACGAGGACGACGAGCCCAGTCACGGGGTCGGCGATGAGGAGGAAGACCGCTGCGGTGATCATGCCCAGCACCGAGGCGATTCCGCGTCCGGCCTGTTGGAAGGACGCGGCGGCGGTATCGGCGTCAGCGGAAGCGATGGACAAGATCTCTCCCGAGGTGCGGTCGGCCGGCAGGTTCGGGGCGGTCAGCGCTGCGTGAGAGATCTCGACGCGCAGCGCGTGGGCTTCGTGCTCACGGGCGGCATTGCACAGACGAGCGCCGAATCGGTAGCCGACGACGCTGAGCACGGTGAAGAGGACACCGAGGCCGATGACCGAGACGATGAGCGCCGGGACCGACAGCGGGATGATCGCCCGGTCGACGATGATGCCGATCGCCACCGGCACGAGTGCTTCGCAGACCTGCCAGATCGACAGTGCACCCGATCCACCGAGCAGCGGACGGATGCGCCGACGGGCGGCTCGGCGCAGCAATTGCGCACCGGTTTCAGGGATCTTCGGCACGAAGGCTACCCTAACAAATTCGGCCAGGCGGCGATCCGCCGTTCTGCCTGGACATCTGACTGCCAGGGCAGATATCTAGGATGAGCACATGACTGCTCCGATCGGCTTCGGCATCCCAGACCTGACCGGGCGCACGGCTCTCATCACCGGCGCGAACAGCGGACTCGGCCGGGTCGCTGCCCGGGTTCTGGCGGGCAGGGGCGCTCATGTCGTCTTGGCCGTGCGCAATCGCGCGAAGGGCGAAGCCGCCGCCAAGACGATGCCCGGCAGCACCGAGGTGCGCGACCTCGACCTCGCCGACCTGTCCTCGGTCCGCGACTTCGCGGCAGGCTTCACCGAACCGGTCGATCTCCTCATCAACAATGCCGGGATCATGATCCCGCCCCTGTACAGGACCGTCGACGGGTTCGAATCGCAGTTCGGGACGAACCACCTCGGCCATTTCGCGCTGACGAATCTGCTGCTCCCGCAGGTGCGTGAGCGCGTCGTCACCGTCGCCTCCATCGCCCACCGTTTCGGCACGATCGATTTCGACGATCTCCAGTGGGAGCGCCGAGGGTATCGGCCGATGGCCGCCTATGGTCAGTCGAAGCTGGCGAACCTGCTCTTCGTCTCCGAACTCCAGCGCCGGCTGTCCGAGCGGTCATCCTCGGTGATCGCGACGGCCGCCCACCCGGGGTTGGCGGCGACGAACCTCTTCGGCTCCAGCGATGACGGTTCCTTCGACACCCGAGTCAGCCGTGCGTTCACCCGCGTGGTCGCGCAGAGCGAGCAGGATGGGGCACGGCCGACGCTGTGCGCCGCCGTCGCCGATCTGCCCGGGGGCAGCTATGTCGGTCCGACCGGTCCGTTCGAGATCCGAGGAAAACCGGGATTCGCGTCCCGGTCGTCGAAATCCACCGACACCGAGGTGGCCCGTCGCCTGTGGGCCGTGTCCGAAGAGCTGACAGGTGTCGGATTAGCGGAGGTGTGAGGGGCGCTGCCCTTGTTTCGGATCAGCGGAATGCCTGCTGGCCGGTGATGTAGCGACCGAGGATGAGGGTGTGGACCTCGTCGGTGCCTTCGTAGGTGCGCACGGACTCGAGGTTGTTCGCGTGCCGCAGCGGTGAGTATTCGAGGGTGATGCCGTTGCCGCCGAGCATCGTCCGGGCCTCGCGGCAGATGGCGATGGCTTCGCGGCAGTTGTTGAGTTTGCCGACAGAGATCTGAACGGGTTCGAGTGTGCCGGCGTCCTTGAGCCGTCCGGTCCGGATGGCCAGGAGAGTGCCCTTCTGGATCTCGAGGGCCATGTTCACCAGCTTCTCCTGAGTGATCTGGTAAGCGGTGAGCGGCTTGTCGAACTGGAGGCGGTTCTGGGCGTAGTCGAGTGCCGCTTCGAAGGAGTCGCGGGCCGCGCCCATGGCGCCCCACATGATTCCGTACCGGGCCTCGTTGAGGCAGGAGAACGGCCCCTTCAGTCCCGTGACATCCGGCAGGACCGCCTCGGCGGGCAATTCCACGTTCGTCAGGTCGATATCGCACTGGATGGACGCGCGCATCGACAGCTTCTGCGTGATCGGGGTGGCGGTGAAACCGGGGGTGTCGGTGGGCACGAGGAAGCCGCGGATGCCGTCGTCGGTGGCGGCCCAGATGACCGCGATATCGGCTATCGAGGCCAGGCCGATCCATCGCTTGGCGCCGTTGAGCGTCCAGGACCCGTCGGCGTTACGTGTTGCGGTGGTGGCCATCGAGGCGGGGTCGGATCCGGCGGTGGGCTCGGTCAGTCCGAAGCAGCCGATGATCTCGCCCTTGGCCATTCCGGGCAGGTAGCGGTTCTTCTGCTCCTCGGAGCCGAATTTGTGGATGGCCGACATCGCCAGCGATCCCTGGACGGAGACGAATGTGCGCAGTCCCGAATCGCCGGCTTCGAGTTCGAGTGCCGCGAGTCCGTATTCGACGGCGGAGCGTCCCGGGCAGCCGTACCCCTGCAGGTGCATGCCGAGGAGGCCGAGCTCACCCATCTCACGCACGATCTCGGTCGGGAAGATCGCGCCTTCGTACCAGTCGGCGATGTTCGGGCGGATCCGCTCGTCGACGAATTCTCTCACTCGCGCACGCAGGGCCAGCTCGTCGTCGGTGAGAAGTCCGGCGAGGTCGAGCAGGTCGGAGGGGTCGAAGGTGGTGTCTGTGGTGGTTGCGGTCATGGGGTGGGTCTCCTTGGGCATCGGTTTCGCCTTCCACAGTGCCATCGGAATTACTCAGAGTCCAAGAGGTAATATCGAGGTGATTAAGCATAGATTCTTATCAATCCGGGCGGTGGGGGTACGGAATGGAATTCAGGCAGGTCACGGCGTTCCTCGCCGTCGCCGAGGAACTGCATTTCGGGCGGGCCGCGGAGCGTCTGCACATCGCGCAGCCCGCGCTCAGCCAGATGATCCGCGCGCTCGAGAAGGACCTCGACGTCGACCTGTTCGAGCGGACGACGCGGCGGGTCCGGCTGACTCCGGCGGGCGAGGCGCTCGTCGAACCTGCCGCGGCCATCGGGACCCAGGTGGACGGCGCCCGGCGCATCGCGCGCTCCGCGCAGCAGGGTTTGGCGGGCCGGGTGCGCATCGGATTCGGCGGCACCAGCGGCTACTCCATCCTGTCGCGGCTGGCTCGCGAGGTCGGTCAGCGGCACCCGGGCATCAGCCTCGACCTGCAGCCGCAGATGTACTGCGGAGAGGCCGCGATCGCTCTGCGCGACGGGGAGATGGATCTTGCGATCATCAGCCCGCCGGTGCCGGCCGGAGTCGAGGTCCACGTCATCCGGCAGGAGAGCGTCATGATCGCCATGCCCTCAGAACACGAGCTGGCCGAACGTGAGTCGGTCAGCATGAGCGAGCTCGCCGGTCAGCCGTTCATCTCCTATGCACCGTCGCACGGATCGCAGGTCAGAGAGGTGATGATGCGGCTGGCCGATGACGTCGGCTTCCTCCCGCAGGTCGTCCAGGAGGCACCGGATCCCTACAGTCTTCTGGCGCTCGTCGGCGCGCAGGTCGGCCTGGCCGTCGTCGTCGAGTCCTCGGATCACATCCGCATCGACGGGGTGCGCTATGTTCGCCTCGTCGAGGGCGGGGATTCCTTCACACTCGCCCTCGGCTGGCGCCGGAACAATCCGTCCGAGGCGCTGGCCCGGGTCCTCGACATCATCCGCACCGATTTCCCCTCCCCAATTACTACCTGACGGCGGCGCAGCAACCTGGCGCTGGAGTGGTCCCCAATAGTTGGACTGCTGTGGGGTCAGCATAGAGCGGTTACGGCCTCTGTGGCATTGGCGGTCTTGGTCCGATACTCCATCGGAGCAAGACCGCCAAGTCGTGTCGAGATCCTCTCAAAGTTATACCAGTGAATGTACTCATCGATCGCGGTCTTGAGGTCCTCGACAGTGTCGAACTTCTGCAGATAGAACATTTCAGACTTCAATTGCCCGAAGAAGTTCTCCGCGACCGCGTTATCCCAACAATTTCCCTTCCGCGACATCGACGGGCGTGCACCATACTCGGCCAAGATCGCCGCCCACGACACGTGCTGGTACTGAAACCCCTGGTCCGTGTGCACCAACGGTGCCTGACCCGGCCGAAGCCCCTGGCATGCCCTGATCAGTGACTCGTTCGTCAACGCCGTGTTCGGTGACGTCGACATCGAGTACGACACCACACTGGTATCGAAGAGATCAATGACCGGTGACAGATACAGTTTCTGATCCGCCACAGCGAATTCCGTGACGTCAGAGACCCATTTCTCATTCGGTTCCTCAGCAGTGAAGTCCCGGTTGAGGACATTGCCAGCCACACGGCCGACCGTGCCGCGGTGGGAGTTGTACCGCTTCCGGCGCACCTTGGTCTTGATCCCCATGTCCTGCATCAACCGCAGCACGGTCTTCTTCGCAATCGACAGGCCCTCTTTGACCAAGACAGTCATAATCTTGCGGTGCCCGTAGCGTTCGTTGCTGTCGGTGAAGATCTCCCGGATCCGGGCCCTCACCTGCACATACGGGTCAGGTCTCTGACCGAAGCGTTTCTGGTGATAGAAAAACGTCGACCGCGCCAACCCCGCAATGCTCAGCAGCAGTGACAGTGGGTAGTCCGCCTTGAGACTGGCAACAATGCGTGCTTTTACAGCTGCCCGTTCTGCCTCAAGGCCTTCAGTTTTTTTAAGTACGCGTTCTCCGCTTCCGCCCGCAGCAGCCGGTCTTGTAACTGCCGGTACTCGGCCAGGCTGATGTCCTCGACCCGAGTCTTCTTCGCCATCACATCCGGCTTCGACGGTGCCGGGTCGGCATCCGGGTCCTGCCCGTGATCGATCGCGCGCATGCGAGCTGTTTTGCCCTTCCCCGATGCTTTGCGTGGGGTGAAAGCGTCCTCGCCCTTGTCTCGGTATTCCTTGACCCAGTCGAGGATCGGTCGCGATGATGCCAGGCCGAGTTCCTTGGCGAGTTCGACTTTGTGTTCACCGTCGAGGTATCGCTTCGCGGTCGCGATCTTCTGCTCTGCTGGTATGCGCCGGGGCTGGTGGGGTTCCATGACCGATATTGTTCCACGCACTAACCACCGGTCGTGGAGGAGTTTGAGTGTGGGTTTGTGGACGTCGAGCTTCGTGGCTGTCGCAGCGTATCCGTAGCCGTGGTCGAACAGTTCGATCGCGGCACGGGCTTGGACGTTGGTGATCAGACAGTCCTTGCGCATGGAGTAGTCCCTTCAAGTTGGTTTGTGTTGATCACAGTCCAACTTTCGGGGACCACTCCACGCCAGGTTGCTGCGCCGCCGTCAGGTGCCTGGGAGCGCGAAGTCGCGTCGGAATCGGTGAGAGACTGTGGTTGTGGCTCTTTCGCCTGACCTTTCTGACTACGCCGCAAAGATGCGCTGGCTGACGCATTCGGGTGTCGACCTCGAAGTCGCGGCTCGGTTCGTCGACATGCTGGCACCCCGCGAGGCGACCATCCTCGACATCGGCTGCGGCATCGGCAACACGGTCGCGGCGCTGCGCTCAGCCGGGCATCTGGCGTTCGGCATCGACCCGAACCCCGAAGTCCTGCAGGTGGCTAGCGAGCTCTTTGCCCCGACTTGGTTCCGGCAGCTATCGGCAGAAGAGCTACCGTCCGAAACGTTGGAGGGTCACCAGCTGCCGAAGACCTTCGATCTCATCCTCATGTCCGGCAACGTGCCCGCCTTTCTCACCGAGGCGGAGCTTTTGACCACGTTCGCAGCAGCCGACGAGCTCTTGAAAACAGGCGGCCGCCTAATCGTCGGAACGACTACTCATCGCCGAGGCGGCCCAGCCGATCTCGACCATTATGCGGCCCGCACATCGCTGAGACTCGAGCACCGTTACGCAGACTGGCACCTCGGCACTTTCGACGCCGACTCACCATGGTCGGTCAGCGTCTATTCAGCTCACGGGTCCCGCCGCACTACCGAGGGCCCCGACGGAATCCACGTACTACCGCCCCAGCTGACCCTCCCTGCTACCTGACGGCGGCTCAGCAACCTCGCGCGAGGTTGCTGAGCCGCCGTCAGGTAGTAATTACCAGGAGATGACTTGGGGGACGCTCACGTGTTTGAGTCCCTCGAGGCCGAATTCGAGGCCGAAGCCGGACTTCTTCACCCCGCCGAAGGGCACTCGGGGATCGACGGCACCGTGCTTGTTGATCCACGTAGTACCTGCCTCGAGTCGGGCAGCGACTTGTCGGCAGGCGTCGAGGTCAGTGCCCCACACCGAGGATCCGAGACCGACTTCGAGCTCATTGGCCCACTCCATGGCCTGATCGAGGTCGGTGTACTTGATGATCGGCAGCACCGGGCCGAACTGCTCCTCGGACACGAGCGGGTTGTCGTTGTCGATGTCGGCGACGAGGGTCGTCGGGTAGAAGTAGCCGGGCTGATCGGCGACGGGATCGCCGCCCAGGAGCACGCGTGCTCCCCCGTTCTTGGCTGCCTCGACGAGACGAGCGACGATGTCGTACTGCTGCTTGTTCTGCAACGGCCCCAGCACGTTCTCTTCTTCCAGCCCTACGCCCATCGGGGACTGTCCGGCCACCTCGACGAGGGCCTGGCAGACCTGATCGTAGAGCGATTCGGGGACGTAGAGCCGCTTCATCGCCGCACATGTCTGCCCGGTGTTGATGAACGCGCCCCAGAACAGATCTCCGGCGATCTGAGCCGGATCGGCATCGTCGAGGACGATGCCTGCATCGTTGCCCCCGAGTTCGAGCGTGATGCGGGCGAGGTTGTCCGCAGCGGTGCGCATGATCGCCTGCCCGGTCTTCGTCGAACCCGTGAACATGATCTTGTCGACGTCTTCGTGACTGGTCAATGCGGCGCCGACCGCCCCGTCACCGGGTACGACGGAAAGCACGCCAGTCGGCAGCACCTGATTGACCACGGCCACGAGCGCCTGCACGGACAGCGGTGTGTACTCCGAGGGCTTGAGGACGACGGTGTTTCCCATCTTCAGCGAGGGCGCGAACTGCCAGACGGAGATCATCATCGGCCAGTTCCAGGGCCCGACCGCACCGACGACGCCGACGGGCTTGTAATGGAGTTCAGCGTGGGTCTCATCGTCATCGACGAGGACCTCCGGTTCGAGTTCGAACGCGGCATTCGCACGCAGCCAGGCCGCGCACGCCCCGACCTCGAAACGAGCGTTGGGCCCGTTGAGGGGTTTGCCCTGTTCGCGGGAGAGCAGCTCGGCCAGAGCCTCGGCTGAGGCTTCGATCGCGTCGGCGGCCCTGCTCAGAAGGTCGCTGCGCTCCTGAGAGCTGCGCTCTGCCCAGACAGGTTGAGCCTTGCGTGCGGCCGACACAGCCGCGTCGATATCGGCGGGAGTCCCCTCGGCGGTGCGGCCGACGACTTCGCCGGTGGCGGGGTCGTGGATCTCGCGGCCGGAGGGGTCCGCGATCGCGGCCAGGATGGCAGCGGTGGTGCTGAGGTCGGTGACGGTGGTGTCCGTGGTCATGATGCTCCTTTAGTTGCGGGAATATGCGGCTTGTGATGGGCGGATCGGTTGATGGTCGGGGGCATGGTCCGGTCTCTCATCCCAGGCTTCCACCGGATCCGATCCCTGCATAGAGGCCCGGCGAGGACGAGCGGAGGACGACGGCCCAGATCGTACCGATGAGTCCGGGGACGAGAACGATGGCCGGCAGCAGCCAGGACAGGATCGTGGTGCCCTCTGCGCCGATGAGGACATTGAAGTTGATGACGATGGCGACGAAGAGAGCGAGGAGTCCGACTGCGGAGAGGCCGGGGGCGATGACTCTGGTCCACAGCGAGTACTCCCCCGTTTTCGTGCACAGGAATCCGACGACGGCGAGCGCGGTCAGCGCCATGAGCAGGACGAGTCCGAAGGCGCCCATGTTCGTCAGCCATGTGAAGAGCGTGACAACGGGGAACAGTGGGTCATCGCTGCCGGAGCCGACCACGGCGAAGATGACGATGATGACCAGTGCCAGCCCTGATTGGACGAGAGAACCTGCCACGGGTGCACCGGTGTGCCGGGAGGTCCTGGCCAGCGACTGCGGAAGGACCCGGTCTCGCCCGAGGGCGAAGACGTAGCGGGCGACGATGTTGTGGAAGGCGACGAGAGCGGCCAGCAGTGAGGTGAGGAACAGCAGGTTGCCGAGGTCGACGAACCACACTGGGGCGTGTGCGCCGAGGAAGACGAACATGAGGTCGGGCCCGAGTTCCTGGGACCGGCCGATGACCTTCGAGGCCCCTTCGCCGACCACCATCGCCCAGGCTGAGAACGCGTAGAAGATCGCGATGATGCTCACGGCGATGACGGTGGCCCGACCGGCAGTGCGACGAGGATCCTTGACCTCCTCGTTGTAGATGGCCCCGGATTCGAAGCCCATGAAGGCCGCGATCGAGAATGCCAGGGCCGCGCCGACTCCGGGAGCGAAGAGATGGTCGAACGCGAGCCCGTCGCCGGTGATGCCTTCGGGGCTGTGCGCGAGTCCGATGATGTCGAAGACGATGACGACGAGGAACTCCGCGCCGACGATGATGCCGAGCACTCTGGCGGAGAAGTCAACGCGCAGCACTCCCATGATGCCGACGATGACCCACGCGATGAGCGCACAGACCCACCAGGGCCAGGAGATGCCGAAGAGGGTGTCGAGGAAGGAGGAGAAGACGAAACCGAACATTCCGGCGATGCCGATCTGCATGGCGTTATAGGCGACGAGCGCGGTCATCGCCGCCCCCACTCCGGCAGGCTTGCCCAGCCCCTTCGAGATGTAGGCGAAGAAGGCGCCCGCATTGTGGACGTGGCGGCTCATCGCCGCATAGCCGATGGCGAAGAGGATGAGTACGGTCCCGAGGACGACGAACGACAGGGGAACCCCGACCAGGCCGGTCACGGCGAAGTTGCTGGGAACTCCGCCGGCGACGACGGTCAACGGCGCCGAGGCGGCGATGATCATGAAGACGAGCGCGGGGATTCCGATGCGGCGGGCATCGAGTGCAGCCGTGGCCGCCGGTGCGTGCCCGCCGTCCGTGGAGGACCGATCGGCGGCATTGCCGATCGGTGAACCCGGGCCGCCTTTGGCCGGGTACGAGCTGAGAGTGCTCATGTGATCCGCCTAACAGTCATATGTGATTACTGTCAGTGTGAGCGCTGCCTGCTCACCGCGTCTTGGCTTTGCAGGCAGAGTTCTTGACGATTCGCGCATCCGCACCCGCGCAGTGCGACTCGGTGCCGGTCATTCCTTCTCAGTCGGCGTGGACGCTGCGGCGATACCCGGCGGGCGGCTGGCCGACCGCGCTGCGGAACAGTCGGGAGAAGTGTGCCGGATCGTTCAGTCCCCAGCGGGCGCCGATGGCGGCCACCGGGGTTTGTCGCTGCCCGGGGTCGGCGAGGTCGAGCCGGCACTTCTCGATGCGGCGCCGCCGGATCTCCCCGGCCACGGTCTCCCCGCTGCCTTCGAAGATCTGGTGCAGGGTCCGCACCGAGATGAAGTGGGCGGAAGCGATGGTCGACGGCGTGAGGTGAGGATCTGAGAGGTGGGTATCGATGTAGTCGGTGATATCGGCCCACAGTCGCTGCCGTTCGTCGACATCGCCGCTCGCGGCCGAGAGCTCGTCGGCCATCACCGTGGTGAGCAGATCGACGACGTTGCCTGCCAGCCGCACACCGGTTGCCCGGTTGAGGCTCGGCAACATGGCTCCGGCCTGGGAGATGACCTGGGCGGCGACCGCTCCGAGCTGATGGTCGGCACCGATCGGGGTGGCGGTGAGCTGGCCGACGGTTCCGGGAGGAAGGTTGACCCGCGACTGCGGGAACATCATGACGTAGGACGAGAAGTCCGAATCGAAGCTGAGCGTGTACGGCCGGGACGTGTCGTAGATGGCCAGCGATCCCGGAGCCAGGGCCATCTCTCGCCCGTCCTGGATGAGCAGGCCGTGCCCGTCGAGCTGCAGCGAGACCTTGAAGTAGTTCGTACCGGCCGCGCGTCCGTGTGCCTGCGATCGGGCACGGGCGATCAGTTCGGGGGTGCGCAGGACGGCATGGGGATTGGCGTTGACCTGCGACATCACCACAGAATCGTAGTCGCGCGCACTGATGCGACCTCGGAATCCGCCTCGGCGCTGGGGCTCGGTATCGAGCGGCACGAACGAGTCGGAGACCAGCCCCTGCCAGCCGTCGAAATCGTTCGCGGTGTCTTCAAGCAACATCGTCGTCCTTAGCTCACTCGGCCCCATCTGCTTCGTCGAAGGCCCGTTGTCCGGTCACTCTATCCCCAACCATCGCGCCAGTCACGGCTCCGGGCCCTTTTACTGACCATTCGGTCGCCTATCTTCGGCAAAGCCCCTTCCGGTCCCGACCCCTGCACGGTCGGCCCGGGTTCAGTCCTGCCGCCCGAGTCGGGCGATGACGTAGTCGAGCTGGGTCCGGAGGCCAGCGAAGTCGAATCCGTGCCCGCCGATGATCGCGGTGGTCTGCGCACCGAGGAGGTACGTGAGGAACACCTCGGCCTCGGATTCGATGTCGATCTCGGTCCGCAGCCGAGAGTCGGCATCGGCCTCGCGGAGCCAGGAGACGATCCAAGCGCCCCAGAGCTCCATGGTCTCAGCGGTCGCGCGGGCATGCTCGGAGTCCTGGGCCACCTCGGCGAGATAGGACAGGACGACGCGAGCTTCATCGTGCAGTTCCGGCGTCACTGGGAGCACCTCGTGCGCGAAGGCACGCAGAGCATCGAGTCCGCGCAGACTCGCCGTCGAGGTCGCCACCCTGGCGTTCGTGGCCTCGAAGACGTACAGGTAGGTGGCCGCGAGGAGATCCGCCTTCGAACCGAAATACGTTTTGACGACCCCGTTGGCAAAGCCTGCCTCTGCCGCGATATCGCGCATTGTCGCCCCGCCAAGGCCCTGCCGGACGATCAGGCGCAG
Above is a window of Brevibacterium siliguriense DNA encoding:
- a CDS encoding ABC transporter ATP-binding protein; translated protein: MTAPTQTTLTIASRRRSFAHLAPLLRRRAGWIVLLVLAGLANAGAGLVGPWAIGRLVDELPAGAGPELVWTCAIAVAVAGIVMAAGTWIGAWALARIAMPVVAELRTEVVGSALTLESQRIERTGTGDLVSRVADDSRKIGEAAGQVLPLVVESLLVVVVSAFGLAAIDWRLGLVGLVAIPMYWLTLRWYLPRSEPIYKEERAAFGRRAGRLLGGLTGSATLRAYRAEAGEMRRIDSASAHARDLSIDVFRFVTRAFGRNNRAEAVVLSLLLAAGFVLVWFGESTAGAVTTAALVFHRLFNPIGALVALFDQVQSAGASLTRMVGVIDEAATAPSRSTQTAPAAPSLVLENLWFSYDIDPDTDNHVLRGVNLNIAPGEHIAVVGTTGAGKSTLAKIAAGLSAPGHGWARLTEGGAASANGVDVGAMDESVLRRHIAMVAQEVHTFSGSLWDNVALPRPDATAEDVRNALDVVGAGWATSLPNGIDTLIGEGGVRLTAVQEQTIALARLVLADPDFAILDEATAEAGSAGAHVLEASAEAALNGRGALIVAHRLSQAEKADRILVMEHGRVVEEGAHAELVRAGGRYAKLWEAWSG
- a CDS encoding oxidoreductase, with the translated sequence MTAPIGFGIPDLTGRTALITGANSGLGRVAARVLAGRGAHVVLAVRNRAKGEAAAKTMPGSTEVRDLDLADLSSVRDFAAGFTEPVDLLINNAGIMIPPLYRTVDGFESQFGTNHLGHFALTNLLLPQVRERVVTVASIAHRFGTIDFDDLQWERRGYRPMAAYGQSKLANLLFVSELQRRLSERSSSVIATAAHPGLAATNLFGSSDDGSFDTRVSRAFTRVVAQSEQDGARPTLCAAVADLPGGSYVGPTGPFEIRGKPGFASRSSKSTDTEVARRLWAVSEELTGVGLAEV
- a CDS encoding acyl-CoA dehydrogenase family protein → MTATTTDTTFDPSDLLDLAGLLTDDELALRARVREFVDERIRPNIADWYEGAIFPTEIVREMGELGLLGMHLQGYGCPGRSAVEYGLAALELEAGDSGLRTFVSVQGSLAMSAIHKFGSEEQKNRYLPGMAKGEIIGCFGLTEPTAGSDPASMATTATRNADGSWTLNGAKRWIGLASIADIAVIWAATDDGIRGFLVPTDTPGFTATPITQKLSMRASIQCDIDLTNVELPAEAVLPDVTGLKGPFSCLNEARYGIMWGAMGAARDSFEAALDYAQNRLQFDKPLTAYQITQEKLVNMALEIQKGTLLAIRTGRLKDAGTLEPVQISVGKLNNCREAIAICREARTMLGGNGITLEYSPLRHANNLESVRTYEGTDEVHTLILGRYITGQQAFR
- a CDS encoding LysR family transcriptional regulator, with protein sequence MEFRQVTAFLAVAEELHFGRAAERLHIAQPALSQMIRALEKDLDVDLFERTTRRVRLTPAGEALVEPAAAIGTQVDGARRIARSAQQGLAGRVRIGFGGTSGYSILSRLAREVGQRHPGISLDLQPQMYCGEAAIALRDGEMDLAIISPPVPAGVEVHVIRQESVMIAMPSEHELAERESVSMSELAGQPFISYAPSHGSQVREVMMRLADDVGFLPQVVQEAPDPYSLLALVGAQVGLAVVVESSDHIRIDGVRYVRLVEGGDSFTLALGWRRNNPSEALARVLDIIRTDFPSPITT
- a CDS encoding IS3 family transposase, which gives rise to MVASLKADYPLSLLLSIAGLARSTFFYHQKRFGQRPDPYVQVRARIREIFTDSNERYGHRKIMTVLVKEGLSIAKKTVLRLMQDMGIKTKVRRKRYNSHRGTVGRVAGNVLNRDFTAEEPNEKWVSDVTEFAVADQKLYLSPVIDLFDTSVVSYSMSTSPNTALTNESLIRACQGLRPGQAPLVHTDQGFQYQHVSWAAILAEYGARPSMSRKGNCWDNAVAENFFGQLKSEMFYLQKFDTVEDLKTAIDEYIHWYNFERISTRLGGLAPMEYRTKTANATEAVTALC
- a CDS encoding helix-turn-helix domain-containing protein; the protein is MRKDCLITNVQARAAIELFDHGYGYAATATKLDVHKPTLKLLHDRWLVRGTISVMEPHQPRRIPAEQKIATAKRYLDGEHKVELAKELGLASSRPILDWVKEYRDKGEDAFTPRKASGKGKTARMRAIDHGQDPDADPAPSKPDVMAKKTRVEDISLAEYRQLQDRLLRAEAENAYLKKLKALRQNGQL
- a CDS encoding class I SAM-dependent methyltransferase; the encoded protein is MALSPDLSDYAAKMRWLTHSGVDLEVAARFVDMLAPREATILDIGCGIGNTVAALRSAGHLAFGIDPNPEVLQVASELFAPTWFRQLSAEELPSETLEGHQLPKTFDLILMSGNVPAFLTEAELLTTFAAADELLKTGGRLIVGTTTHRRGGPADLDHYAARTSLRLEHRYADWHLGTFDADSPWSVSVYSAHGSRRTTEGPDGIHVLPPQLTLPAT